From one uncultured Paludibacter sp. genomic stretch:
- a CDS encoding conserved hypothetical protein (Evidence 4 : Unknown function but conserved in other organisms), translated as MHPVEQINVIIERIYRSGMTTTSGGNISIHDDNGDIWITPSGIDKGNLTTKDIMCVKSDGTIIGPHKPSSEYPFHKAIYEARPELKSIIHAHPPALVAFSIARTVPDTKIVPQAHNICGDIGFAEYGCPGSEDLGKKIAKQFKNPSYKAVIMENHGVVLGGTDMMDAYQRFETLEFCCRTIINAKKLGGVNYLTDEEVSQYVNHIPTNIAHFMDINYPSDERALRSDMVKIIRRACDQGLMISTYGTVSVRWKGDDFLITPRDIARWDIMPEDIIQIKDGMAEAGKKPSRSVALHQRIYQLNPHINSIICTQPINLMAHAVSGKKFDVRTIPESWIFLQDVPSIPFGLIYNEIDEVAKMFNDNRVILVENDSVFVTGDKLLNTFDYLEVAEFSANSLVMATSIGELKPMGDKEIDELRVVFNVK; from the coding sequence ATGCATCCGGTAGAACAAATCAATGTTATCATTGAACGCATCTACCGCAGTGGAATGACAACCACATCAGGAGGAAATATCTCTATTCACGATGATAATGGAGATATTTGGATTACACCTTCGGGCATTGACAAAGGAAATTTGACCACAAAAGATATTATGTGTGTCAAAAGTGATGGAACAATTATTGGACCACACAAACCATCGTCTGAATATCCTTTTCACAAGGCAATTTATGAAGCACGTCCTGAACTAAAATCAATTATTCACGCGCATCCGCCTGCATTGGTGGCTTTCAGCATTGCCAGAACCGTTCCAGATACTAAAATTGTACCTCAGGCGCACAACATTTGCGGAGATATTGGTTTTGCGGAATATGGTTGTCCCGGAAGTGAAGATTTGGGTAAAAAAATTGCAAAACAGTTTAAAAATCCAAGCTACAAAGCGGTGATTATGGAAAATCACGGCGTAGTTTTGGGTGGAACAGATATGATGGACGCTTATCAGCGTTTTGAAACTTTGGAATTTTGCTGTCGTACCATTATCAATGCAAAAAAATTAGGAGGTGTAAATTATTTAACCGACGAAGAAGTTTCCCAATATGTCAATCATATTCCAACCAACATCGCTCATTTTATGGATATTAATTATCCGTCAGATGAAAGAGCATTGCGTTCTGATATGGTGAAAATAATTCGTCGTGCGTGTGATCAGGGCTTGATGATTTCTACTTACGGAACGGTTTCTGTGCGTTGGAAAGGCGATGATTTTTTAATTACGCCACGCGATATTGCACGCTGGGACATTATGCCTGAAGATATTATTCAGATTAAAGACGGAATGGCGGAAGCAGGCAAAAAACCAAGTCGTTCTGTGGCTTTGCACCAACGAATTTATCAATTAAATCCACATATCAATTCCATTATTTGTACCCAGCCCATTAATTTGATGGCGCACGCGGTAAGCGGTAAAAAATTTGATGTACGCACCATTCCTGAAAGTTGGATTTTCCTTCAAGATGTTCCATCAATTCCTTTTGGCTTGATTTATAACGAGATAGATGAAGTCGCTAAAATGTTTAACGATAACAGAGTTATTTTAGTGGAAAATGACAGTGTTTTCGTTACGGGAGATAAATTGCTTAATACATTTGATTATCTTGAAGTTGCTGAATTCTCAGCCAATTCATTAGTAATGGCAACTTCCATCGGAGAACTTAAACCGATGGGTGATAAGGAAATAGATGAATTAAGAGTGGTATTTAATGTAAAGTAA
- the yggP gene encoding putative dehydrogenase (Evidence 3 : Putative function from multiple computational evidences; Product type e : enzyme) yields the protein MEEFELPEIKENEILAKVVSDSLCMSSYKASSQGTDHKRIPDDVAENPIIIGHEFAGELVEIGAKWAHKFKAGDKFSIQPALYYEDGPVGILSAPGYSYKYIGGDATYVIIPNEVIEKDCLLAFHGEGFYPASLAEPLSCVIGAMHANYHTTPGSYVHNMEIVDGGKMAVLAGVGPMGLAMINYALRREDRKPSLLVVTDISQDRLDRAASIYTVDFAKSRGIDLRYINTSNMENPVEELKKISGGDGFNDVFVFAPVKPVVEQGDAILAFDGCLNFFAGPSDTNFSAMFNFYNVHYAYTHIVGTSGGNNDDMVEALDVMSKGLDPAGLITHIGGLDAVIEATNHLPEIPGGKKLIYTHIEMPLTAIDDFAKLGETDEFFKNLAEICNKHNELWSVEAEKYLLEKLAP from the coding sequence ATGGAAGAGTTTGAATTGCCTGAAATAAAAGAAAACGAAATTTTAGCCAAAGTCGTTTCCGACTCACTGTGTATGTCGTCCTACAAAGCGTCTTCACAGGGAACCGATCACAAAAGAATTCCTGATGATGTTGCAGAAAATCCAATTATTATCGGACACGAATTTGCAGGAGAATTGGTGGAGATTGGAGCAAAATGGGCTCATAAATTCAAAGCCGGAGATAAGTTTTCCATCCAACCTGCATTGTATTATGAGGATGGACCTGTTGGCATTTTAAGCGCTCCCGGTTATAGTTATAAATATATTGGCGGAGACGCAACTTATGTAATTATTCCAAACGAAGTGATAGAAAAAGATTGCCTGCTTGCTTTTCACGGCGAAGGCTTTTATCCAGCCTCGTTGGCAGAACCGCTTTCGTGTGTTATTGGTGCAATGCACGCCAATTATCACACCACGCCGGGAAGTTACGTTCACAATATGGAAATTGTTGACGGAGGAAAAATGGCGGTTCTCGCCGGTGTAGGACCGATGGGTTTGGCAATGATAAATTACGCGCTTCGGCGTGAAGACCGTAAACCGTCGTTGCTAGTTGTAACTGATATCAGTCAGGATCGTCTTGACCGTGCCGCATCCATTTATACGGTTGATTTTGCAAAATCCCGCGGTATAGATTTACGCTACATCAACACTTCAAATATGGAAAATCCCGTTGAGGAATTGAAGAAAATTTCCGGTGGAGACGGATTTAACGATGTATTTGTGTTTGCTCCGGTAAAACCTGTCGTTGAACAAGGCGATGCCATTCTGGCTTTCGATGGATGTTTAAATTTCTTTGCCGGTCCGAGTGATACAAATTTCAGTGCAATGTTTAATTTTTACAATGTTCATTACGCTTATACGCACATTGTTGGAACCAGTGGCGGGAATAACGATGATATGGTGGAAGCCCTGGACGTAATGAGCAAAGGACTTGATCCCGCAGGACTGATTACACACATCGGTGGTTTGGACGCGGTGATTGAAGCTACTAATCATCTTCCTGAAATTCCGGGAGGAAAAAAACTGATTTACACTCATATAGAAATGCCATTGACGGCTATTGACGATTTTGCAAAATTGGGTGAAACAGATGAATTCTTCAAAAATCTAGCGGAAATTTGCAACAAACACAACGAACTTTGGAGCGTAGAAGCGGAGAAATATTTGTTGGAGAAACTTGCCCCCTAA
- a CDS encoding conserved exported hypothetical protein (Evidence 4 : Unknown function but conserved in other organisms): MKLKYYIQSLLFALLIASIVPSCANRGQGPQGGPKDTIPPSVVKSFPADKALNVKKKKVEILFDENVVVQKIAEKVIVSPPQRVAPSIQAYGKSVVVEFNDTLQANTTYSINFGDAIVDNNENNPLKNYVFSFATGNSIDTLEISGALINAENLNPMQGITVGIYSDFVDSAFLKQPFLRITKSDENGKFTVPNVKEGKYKVRALKDDSRDNIFQPGEGLAFNDSIFSPSVEVYQKQDTIWKDSVKIDTIKTVKAVRFSPDNVLLRYFKENIGKKQRFIKSERKERNHFTLYFNAPATELPTLEPLNFDWKDKVLVEKNATLDTLTYWLTDNELVNKDTLSVRMKYLKTDSTNNLSYTTDTLHFAYRRGKNTQPPKQKEGTEPQKDFLSIKTNLSTGFDVYNPIKLDFDVPVKSLDSTKIHLSEMRDTIPIPLKFAIAKKNEVGLKYEISYNWKPETTYLLEIDSAAFNSVYDVHTNKLKSDFKIKSLDDYSSMKLLLAKYDSTAVFQIVNTKDEVVKTMPAQEKGTHIQYLQPGDYYIRIFMDRNRNGKWDTGNYLEKKQPEEVYYYPKKLTLIRNWEVEETIDYLSIPLLQQKPKELIQKEKKENN; the protein is encoded by the coding sequence ATGAAATTAAAATATTACATACAATCACTTTTATTTGCGCTGCTAATAGCGTCTATTGTTCCTTCGTGCGCCAATCGCGGACAAGGACCTCAGGGAGGACCAAAAGATACAATTCCGCCAAGTGTTGTAAAGTCGTTTCCGGCAGACAAAGCGCTGAACGTGAAAAAAAAGAAGGTGGAAATTCTTTTCGACGAAAATGTTGTGGTGCAAAAAATTGCCGAGAAAGTAATTGTTTCTCCTCCTCAGCGTGTTGCGCCCAGCATACAAGCGTATGGAAAATCGGTAGTAGTAGAGTTTAATGATACATTGCAGGCAAATACCACTTATTCCATTAATTTTGGCGATGCCATTGTGGATAACAATGAAAATAATCCGCTTAAAAATTATGTTTTTTCATTCGCGACCGGAAATTCCATTGATACGCTTGAAATTAGCGGAGCGTTGATTAATGCCGAAAACCTGAATCCAATGCAAGGAATAACTGTGGGAATTTACAGCGATTTTGTTGATTCCGCTTTCCTGAAACAGCCGTTTTTGCGTATTACCAAAAGTGATGAAAACGGAAAATTTACGGTTCCCAATGTAAAAGAAGGAAAATACAAAGTGCGTGCACTGAAAGACGACAGCCGCGATAATATTTTTCAACCCGGGGAAGGATTGGCTTTTAACGATTCCATATTTTCTCCATCCGTAGAAGTTTATCAAAAACAAGATACGATTTGGAAAGATTCTGTAAAAATTGATACTATTAAAACCGTCAAAGCGGTGCGTTTTTCGCCCGACAATGTGTTGCTGCGTTATTTTAAAGAAAATATAGGTAAAAAACAGCGTTTTATTAAATCGGAACGGAAAGAAAGAAATCATTTTACACTTTATTTTAACGCGCCGGCAACAGAATTACCCACACTTGAACCGCTCAATTTCGATTGGAAAGATAAAGTATTGGTAGAAAAAAATGCCACATTGGATACCTTAACTTATTGGCTTACAGACAATGAACTTGTGAATAAGGACACGCTTTCAGTAAGAATGAAATATTTAAAAACAGATTCTACTAATAACTTATCTTATACTACCGATACACTTCATTTTGCGTACAGGCGGGGAAAAAACACACAACCGCCCAAACAAAAAGAAGGAACAGAACCCCAAAAGGATTTTTTAAGTATAAAAACTAATTTATCAACAGGTTTTGATGTGTATAATCCGATTAAGTTAGATTTTGATGTACCTGTAAAATCATTAGACAGTACTAAAATTCATTTGAGTGAAATGAGAGATACCATTCCGATACCGCTTAAATTTGCTATCGCTAAAAAGAATGAAGTGGGGTTAAAATACGAAATCAGCTACAATTGGAAACCGGAAACTACTTATCTTTTGGAAATAGATTCAGCTGCGTTTAACAGCGTTTATGATGTACACACCAATAAATTGAAAAGTGATTTCAAAATAAAATCGTTGGATGATTATTCCAGCATGAAACTTCTGCTTGCAAAATACGATTCTACTGCTGTTTTTCAAATAGTTAATACTAAAGATGAGGTTGTAAAAACTATGCCGGCTCAAGAAAAAGGAACTCACATTCAGTATTTGCAGCCCGGCGATTATTATATCCGCATTTTTATGGATAGAAACCGAAATGGAAAATGGGATACAGGAAATTATTTGGAGAAAAAACAGCCGGAAGAAGTTTATTATTACCCTAAAAAACTTACGCTAATCAGGAATTGGGAAGTAGAAGAAACGATAGATTATCTAAGCATACCACTGTTGCAACAAAAGCCAAAGGAATTAATTCAGAAAGAGAAAAAAGAAAATAACTGA